In Drosophila yakuba strain Tai18E2 chromosome 2R, Prin_Dyak_Tai18E2_2.1, whole genome shotgun sequence, a single genomic region encodes these proteins:
- the LOC6531661 gene encoding platelet binding protein GspB isoform X6, whose amino-acid sequence MANVVNMNSLLNGKDSRWLQLEVCREFQRNKCSRQDTECKFAHPPANVEVQNGKVTACYDSIKGRCNRDKPPCKYFHPPQHLKDQLLINGRNHLALKNALMQQMGIAPGQPVISGQVPAVATNPYLTGIPANSYSPYYTTGHLVPTLLGPDPVTSQLGPVVPQTVQVAQQKIPRSDRLETSPLAAHHHQQQQQLQHQLNNINNNNNHSTAGAAATSTTATTTTNNAAAAAAAAAAAAAAAVMGHHTLEVGKKRAADTTDMFPLMDVKTVGSFYYENFQFSGMVPFKRPAAEKSGIPVYQPGATAYQQLMQPYVPVSCEYPQQQQQQPPQQQHQQQQQQQNVLLQQQLQLSSVITTTTSTTATASNNMINNINNKSIINAVIATTNIPSSAIATTTASSSSLSALAMPTTTTTSTTTAITNPNDSDNDSDRNQDHDQSHDSATADGEADNADRNDAIDQASNQDNSDQVNLNLNPIPNQNQLSNQNSSPAKDCNTTRTISPNPQDTAATAATATDTNTLDTDSAAALAAASATPPSDETPPPCPRSPQGDSLLPLPNGQGDNNNYLSYINNNLNNGQIKSANTEELNGSDLESSSNNATAATAAASASRNYAKQNGEGYSRYTVNGHSTGILPTPTTSAPAVSYQVQAQAQAQAQAQAQVQVQAQAQAQALAQQRINYAISAYNYGNLYSHYGAPTSAMVSLPSSTPTYAQAQMQQQQQQQQQQQQQAQVQAQAQAQAQAQAAYAQQAYAAYAAAAGLAPQATAAGGYYTDPAALAKEVAQKNYAMKVASAGSKPGVSSAAAAYTGLTLNKSYVAAAAGAQPVQAAQPQAVSMATLMQMQAQAQVQAQAQAQAQAQAQAQAQMRQLGSLPSSGLTTPVPGTPVRAAPAGAVGASQYQSAALLRAPSPMPYAQAQSYFYPGMMPTAAYAMPQSQAAAAQQYAAAAAAAAAAQAGTPGSAMVLNPYKKMKTS is encoded by the exons GGCCGCTGTAATCGTGATAAACCGCCGTGCAAATACTTTCATCCACCACAGCATCTGAAGGATCAGTTATTGATAAATGGACGCAATCATTTGGCCCTCAAGAATGCACTGATGCAACAGATGGGCATTGCGCCCGGTCAGCCGGTCATATCGGGCCAAGTGCCAGCCGTG GCAACAAACCCCTATCTGACCGGCATTCCGGCCAACTCGTACAGTCCGTACTACACAACGGGACACCTGGTGCCCACCTTGCTGGGTCCGGATCCCGTGACCTCCCAACTGGGACCCGTGGTGCCACAAACAGTGCAGGTGGCCCAGCAGAAAATACCACGTTCCGACAGATTAGAG accTCACCTCTTGCGGCACACCatcaccagcaacaacaacaattgcaacaCCAGCtgaacaacatcaacaacaacaacaaccacagcacCGCTGGCGCAGCAGCCACCtcgacaacagcaacaacaaccacaaacaacgccgctgccgccgccgccgctgctgccgccgccgctgccgccgctgtcATGGGCCATCACACACTGGAAGTGGGCAAGAAGCGGGCGGCGGACACGACCGACATGTTTCCACTG ATGGATGTTAAAACGGTTGGTTCATTTTACTATGAAAACTTC CAATTCTCTGGCATGGTACCGTTCAAACGTCCAGCTGCCGAAAAGTCTGGCATTCCAGTTTATCAGCCCGGTGCGACCGCCTATCAGCAGCTAATGCAGCCCTACGTGCCAGTCTCATGTGAGTAtccccaacaacaacaacaacaaccaccacaacaacaacatcaacaacaacaacaacaacaaaatgtactactacaacaacaactacaattAAGTAGCGtcataacaacaacaacaagtacaacagcaacagccagtAACAATatgattaataatattaataataaaagtatcATAAACGCTGTAATTGCTACTACCAATATACCATCAtcagcaatagcaacaacaacagcatcatcatcatcactaTCAGCGTTGGCTatgccaacaacaacaacaacatcaacaacaacagccattACTAATCCTAACGATAGTGATAACGATTCCGATCGCAATCAAGACCATGACCAAAGTCACGATAGTGCTACTGCTGATGGTGAAGCTGATAATGCCGATCGCAACGATGCCATTGATCAAGCCAGCAATCAAGACAATAGTGACCAagtgaatctgaatctgaatccgattccgaatcAGAATCAGCTTTCGAACCAAAATTCAAGTCCCGCTAAAGATTGTAATACAACACGAACAATCTCACCAAACCCCCAagacacagcagcaacagctgccaCTGCAACAGATACAAACACACTAGATACAGACTCTGCAGCAGCActagcagcagcatctgccacgccccccagcGATGAGACACCGCCCCCTTGCCCCCGTTCGCCCCAAGGCGATAGTCTTCTGCCCCTGCCCAATGGCCAGGGCGATAATAACAATTACTTGTCCTATATCAATAACAATCTGAACAATGGTCAGATCAAGTCGGCTAATACCGAAGAGTTGAACGGCAGCGACTTAGAAAGTAGCAGCAATAacgcaactgcagcaacagcagcagcatccgcatcACGCAACTATGCCAAGCAAAATGGCGAGGGTTATTCGAGGTATACGGTTAATGGTCATAGCACTGGCATCCTGCCAACGCCCACAACTTCTGCTCCAGCAGTTTCCTATCAGGTCCAGGCCCAAGCCCAAGCTCAGGCCCAAGCTCAGGCACAGGTTCAGGTTCAGGCCCAGGCTCAGGCGCAAGCTCTGGCTCAGCAGCGCATCAACTATGCCATTTCCGCCTACAACTATGGCAATCTGTACTCCCACTACGGAGCACCCACCTCTGCCATGGTCAGCCTGCCCAGCAGCACTCCCACCTACGCCCAGGctcaaatgcagcagcagcaacaacagcagcaacagcaacagcaacaggccCAGGTTCAGGCCCAAGCTCAGGCTCAGGCTCAAGCTCAGGCTGCCTATGCCCAGCAGGCCTACGCCGCTTATGCTGCAGCAGCCGGTTTGGCGCCGCAGGCCACCGCTGCCGGTGGCTACTACACCGATCCGGCTGCCCTGGCCAAGGAGGTGGCCCAGAAGAACTACGCCATGAAGGTGGCCAGTGCGGGCTCAAAGCCGGGCGTCTCCTCGGCCGCCGCCGCCTACACCGGCTTGACCCTCAACAAGAGCTATGTGGCCGCAGCAGCTGGTGCCCAGCCCGTTCAGGCCGCCCAGCCTCAAGCCGTTTCCATGGCCACATTGATGCAAATGCAGGCACAGGCACAAGTCCAGGCCCAAGCTCAGGCTCAGGCTCAAGCTCAAGCCCAGGCTCAGGCCCAAATGCGTCAGTTGGGCTCCCTGCCCAGTTCAGGACTAACGACTCCTGTGCCCGGCACCCCAGTGCGCGCAGCTCCAGCTGGAGCAGTTGGTGCTAGTCAGTATCAATCGGCTGCCTTGTTGCGAGCACCCTCACCCATGCCATATGCGCAGGCACAGAGCTACTTCTATCCCGGAATGATGCCCACCGCAGCCTATGCCATGCCACAAAGtcaggctgctgctgcgcagcaatatgcagctgctgcagcagcggcagcagccgcTCAAGCGGGAACGCCAGGCAGTGCCATGGTCCTGAATCCCTACAAAAAGATGAAGACCTCCTAA
- the LOC6531661 gene encoding putative uncharacterized protein DDB_G0271606 isoform X8 translates to MANVVNMNSLLNGKDSRWLQLEVCREFQRNKCSRQDTECKFAHPPANVEVQNGKVTACYDSIKGRCNRDKPPCKYFHPPQHLKDQLLINGRNHLALKNALMQQMGIAPGQPVISGQVPAVATNPYLTGIPANSYSPYYTTGHLVPTLLGPDPVTSQLGPVVPQTVQVAQQKIPRSDRLEVCREFLRGACKRAESECRFAHPQESVARHDDGSITVCMDAVKGRCARDPCRYFHPPLHLQAQLKAAQTRATAVAAAAAQFSGMVPFKRPAAEKSGIPVYQPGATAYQQLMQPYVPVSCEYPQQQQQQPPQQQHQQQQQQQNVLLQQQLQLSSVITTTTSTTATASNNMINNINNKSIINAVIATTNIPSSAIATTTASSSSLSALAMPTTTTTSTTTAITNPNDSDNDSDRNQDHDQSHDSATADGEADNADRNDAIDQASNQDNSDQVNLNLNPIPNQNQLSNQNSSPAKDCNTTRTISPNPQDTAATAATATDTNTLDTDSAAALAAASATPPSDETPPPCPRSPQGDSLLPLPNGQGDNNNYLSYINNNLNNGQIKSANTEELNGSDLESSSNNATAATAAASASRNYAKQNGEGYSRYTVNGHSTGILPTPTTSAPAVSYQVQAQAQAQAQAQAQVQVQAQAQAQALAQQRINYAISAYNYGNLYSHYGAPTSAMVSLPSSTPTYAQAQMQQQQQQQQQQQQQAQVQAQAQAQAQAQAAYAQQAYAAYAAAAGLAPQATAAGGYYTDPAALAKEVAQKNYAMKVASAGSKPGVSSAAAAYTGLTLNKSYVAAAAGAQPVQAAQPQAVSMATLMQMQAQAQVQAQAQAQAQAQAQAQAQMRQLGSLPSSGLTTPVPGTPVRAAPAGAVGASQYQSAALLRAPSPMPYAQAQSYFYPGMMPTAAYAMPQSQAAAAQQYAAAAAAAAAAQAGTPGSAMVLNPYKKMKTS, encoded by the exons GGCCGCTGTAATCGTGATAAACCGCCGTGCAAATACTTTCATCCACCACAGCATCTGAAGGATCAGTTATTGATAAATGGACGCAATCATTTGGCCCTCAAGAATGCACTGATGCAACAGATGGGCATTGCGCCCGGTCAGCCGGTCATATCGGGCCAAGTGCCAGCCGTG GCAACAAACCCCTATCTGACCGGCATTCCGGCCAACTCGTACAGTCCGTACTACACAACGGGACACCTGGTGCCCACCTTGCTGGGTCCGGATCCCGTGACCTCCCAACTGGGACCCGTGGTGCCACAAACAGTGCAGGTGGCCCAGCAGAAAATACCACGTTCCGACAGATTAGAG GTGTGCCGCGAATTCCTGCGCGGCGCCTGCAAACGGGCGGAATCCGAGTGCCGGTTCGCCCATCCGCAGGAGAGCGTCGCCAGGCACGACGACGGCTCGATAACGGTTTGCATGGACGCCGTGAAGGGCAGGTGCGCACGCGACCCCTGCCGCTACTTCCATCCCCCCCTGCACCTACAGGCACAATTAAAAGCGGCCCAAACACGCGCCAccgctgtcgctgctgcagctgcg CAATTCTCTGGCATGGTACCGTTCAAACGTCCAGCTGCCGAAAAGTCTGGCATTCCAGTTTATCAGCCCGGTGCGACCGCCTATCAGCAGCTAATGCAGCCCTACGTGCCAGTCTCATGTGAGTAtccccaacaacaacaacaacaaccaccacaacaacaacatcaacaacaacaacaacaacaaaatgtactactacaacaacaactacaattAAGTAGCGtcataacaacaacaacaagtacaacagcaacagccagtAACAATatgattaataatattaataataaaagtatcATAAACGCTGTAATTGCTACTACCAATATACCATCAtcagcaatagcaacaacaacagcatcatcatcatcactaTCAGCGTTGGCTatgccaacaacaacaacaacatcaacaacaacagccattACTAATCCTAACGATAGTGATAACGATTCCGATCGCAATCAAGACCATGACCAAAGTCACGATAGTGCTACTGCTGATGGTGAAGCTGATAATGCCGATCGCAACGATGCCATTGATCAAGCCAGCAATCAAGACAATAGTGACCAagtgaatctgaatctgaatccgattccgaatcAGAATCAGCTTTCGAACCAAAATTCAAGTCCCGCTAAAGATTGTAATACAACACGAACAATCTCACCAAACCCCCAagacacagcagcaacagctgccaCTGCAACAGATACAAACACACTAGATACAGACTCTGCAGCAGCActagcagcagcatctgccacgccccccagcGATGAGACACCGCCCCCTTGCCCCCGTTCGCCCCAAGGCGATAGTCTTCTGCCCCTGCCCAATGGCCAGGGCGATAATAACAATTACTTGTCCTATATCAATAACAATCTGAACAATGGTCAGATCAAGTCGGCTAATACCGAAGAGTTGAACGGCAGCGACTTAGAAAGTAGCAGCAATAacgcaactgcagcaacagcagcagcatccgcatcACGCAACTATGCCAAGCAAAATGGCGAGGGTTATTCGAGGTATACGGTTAATGGTCATAGCACTGGCATCCTGCCAACGCCCACAACTTCTGCTCCAGCAGTTTCCTATCAGGTCCAGGCCCAAGCCCAAGCTCAGGCCCAAGCTCAGGCACAGGTTCAGGTTCAGGCCCAGGCTCAGGCGCAAGCTCTGGCTCAGCAGCGCATCAACTATGCCATTTCCGCCTACAACTATGGCAATCTGTACTCCCACTACGGAGCACCCACCTCTGCCATGGTCAGCCTGCCCAGCAGCACTCCCACCTACGCCCAGGctcaaatgcagcagcagcaacaacagcagcaacagcaacagcaacaggccCAGGTTCAGGCCCAAGCTCAGGCTCAGGCTCAAGCTCAGGCTGCCTATGCCCAGCAGGCCTACGCCGCTTATGCTGCAGCAGCCGGTTTGGCGCCGCAGGCCACCGCTGCCGGTGGCTACTACACCGATCCGGCTGCCCTGGCCAAGGAGGTGGCCCAGAAGAACTACGCCATGAAGGTGGCCAGTGCGGGCTCAAAGCCGGGCGTCTCCTCGGCCGCCGCCGCCTACACCGGCTTGACCCTCAACAAGAGCTATGTGGCCGCAGCAGCTGGTGCCCAGCCCGTTCAGGCCGCCCAGCCTCAAGCCGTTTCCATGGCCACATTGATGCAAATGCAGGCACAGGCACAAGTCCAGGCCCAAGCTCAGGCTCAGGCTCAAGCTCAAGCCCAGGCTCAGGCCCAAATGCGTCAGTTGGGCTCCCTGCCCAGTTCAGGACTAACGACTCCTGTGCCCGGCACCCCAGTGCGCGCAGCTCCAGCTGGAGCAGTTGGTGCTAGTCAGTATCAATCGGCTGCCTTGTTGCGAGCACCCTCACCCATGCCATATGCGCAGGCACAGAGCTACTTCTATCCCGGAATGATGCCCACCGCAGCCTATGCCATGCCACAAAGtcaggctgctgctgcgcagcaatatgcagctgctgcagcagcggcagcagccgcTCAAGCGGGAACGCCAGGCAGTGCCATGGTCCTGAATCCCTACAAAAAGATGAAGACCTCCTAA
- the LOC6531661 gene encoding RNA polymerase II degradation factor 1 isoform X7, with product MANVVNMNSLLNGKDSRWLQLEVCREFQRNKCSRQDTECKFAHPPANVEVQNGKVTACYDSIKGRCNRDKPPCKYFHPPQHLKDQLLINGRNHLALKNALMQQMGIAPGQPVISGQVPAVATNPYLTGIPANSYSPYYTTGHLVPTLLGPDPVTSQLGPVVPQTVQVAQQKIPRSDRLEVCREFLRGACKRAESECRFAHPQESVARHDDGSITVCMDAVKGRCARDPCRYFHPPLHLQAQLKAAQTRATAVAAAAAMDVKTVGSFYYENFQFSGMVPFKRPAAEKSGIPVYQPGATAYQQLMQPYVPVSCEYPQQQQQQPPQQQHQQQQQQQNVLLQQQLQLSSVITTTTSTTATASNNMINNINNKSIINAVIATTNIPSSAIATTTASSSSLSALAMPTTTTTSTTTAITNPNDSDNDSDRNQDHDQSHDSATADGEADNADRNDAIDQASNQDNSDQVNLNLNPIPNQNQLSNQNSSPAKDCNTTRTISPNPQDTAATAATATDTNTLDTDSAAALAAASATPPSDETPPPCPRSPQGDSLLPLPNGQGDNNNYLSYINNNLNNGQIKSANTEELNGSDLESSSNNATAATAAASASRNYAKQNGEGYSRYTVNGHSTGILPTPTTSAPAVSYQVQAQAQAQAQAQAQVQVQAQAQAQALAQQRINYAISAYNYGNLYSHYGAPTSAMVSLPSSTPTYAQAQMQQQQQQQQQQQQQAQVQAQAQAQAQAQAAYAQQAYAAYAAAAGLAPQATAAGGYYTDPAALAKEVAQKNYAMKVASAGSKPGVSSAAAAYTGLTLNKSYVAAAAGAQPVQAAQPQAVSMATLMQMQAQAQVQAQAQAQAQAQAQAQAQMRQLGSLPSSGLTTPVPGTPVRAAPAGAVGASQYQSAALLRAPSPMPYAQAQSYFYPGMMPTAAYAMPQSQAAAAQQYAAAAAAAAAAQAGTPGSAMVLNPYKKMKTS from the exons GGCCGCTGTAATCGTGATAAACCGCCGTGCAAATACTTTCATCCACCACAGCATCTGAAGGATCAGTTATTGATAAATGGACGCAATCATTTGGCCCTCAAGAATGCACTGATGCAACAGATGGGCATTGCGCCCGGTCAGCCGGTCATATCGGGCCAAGTGCCAGCCGTG GCAACAAACCCCTATCTGACCGGCATTCCGGCCAACTCGTACAGTCCGTACTACACAACGGGACACCTGGTGCCCACCTTGCTGGGTCCGGATCCCGTGACCTCCCAACTGGGACCCGTGGTGCCACAAACAGTGCAGGTGGCCCAGCAGAAAATACCACGTTCCGACAGATTAGAG GTGTGCCGCGAATTCCTGCGCGGCGCCTGCAAACGGGCGGAATCCGAGTGCCGGTTCGCCCATCCGCAGGAGAGCGTCGCCAGGCACGACGACGGCTCGATAACGGTTTGCATGGACGCCGTGAAGGGCAGGTGCGCACGCGACCCCTGCCGCTACTTCCATCCCCCCCTGCACCTACAGGCACAATTAAAAGCGGCCCAAACACGCGCCAccgctgtcgctgctgcagctgcg ATGGATGTTAAAACGGTTGGTTCATTTTACTATGAAAACTTC CAATTCTCTGGCATGGTACCGTTCAAACGTCCAGCTGCCGAAAAGTCTGGCATTCCAGTTTATCAGCCCGGTGCGACCGCCTATCAGCAGCTAATGCAGCCCTACGTGCCAGTCTCATGTGAGTAtccccaacaacaacaacaacaaccaccacaacaacaacatcaacaacaacaacaacaacaaaatgtactactacaacaacaactacaattAAGTAGCGtcataacaacaacaacaagtacaacagcaacagccagtAACAATatgattaataatattaataataaaagtatcATAAACGCTGTAATTGCTACTACCAATATACCATCAtcagcaatagcaacaacaacagcatcatcatcatcactaTCAGCGTTGGCTatgccaacaacaacaacaacatcaacaacaacagccattACTAATCCTAACGATAGTGATAACGATTCCGATCGCAATCAAGACCATGACCAAAGTCACGATAGTGCTACTGCTGATGGTGAAGCTGATAATGCCGATCGCAACGATGCCATTGATCAAGCCAGCAATCAAGACAATAGTGACCAagtgaatctgaatctgaatccgattccgaatcAGAATCAGCTTTCGAACCAAAATTCAAGTCCCGCTAAAGATTGTAATACAACACGAACAATCTCACCAAACCCCCAagacacagcagcaacagctgccaCTGCAACAGATACAAACACACTAGATACAGACTCTGCAGCAGCActagcagcagcatctgccacgccccccagcGATGAGACACCGCCCCCTTGCCCCCGTTCGCCCCAAGGCGATAGTCTTCTGCCCCTGCCCAATGGCCAGGGCGATAATAACAATTACTTGTCCTATATCAATAACAATCTGAACAATGGTCAGATCAAGTCGGCTAATACCGAAGAGTTGAACGGCAGCGACTTAGAAAGTAGCAGCAATAacgcaactgcagcaacagcagcagcatccgcatcACGCAACTATGCCAAGCAAAATGGCGAGGGTTATTCGAGGTATACGGTTAATGGTCATAGCACTGGCATCCTGCCAACGCCCACAACTTCTGCTCCAGCAGTTTCCTATCAGGTCCAGGCCCAAGCCCAAGCTCAGGCCCAAGCTCAGGCACAGGTTCAGGTTCAGGCCCAGGCTCAGGCGCAAGCTCTGGCTCAGCAGCGCATCAACTATGCCATTTCCGCCTACAACTATGGCAATCTGTACTCCCACTACGGAGCACCCACCTCTGCCATGGTCAGCCTGCCCAGCAGCACTCCCACCTACGCCCAGGctcaaatgcagcagcagcaacaacagcagcaacagcaacagcaacaggccCAGGTTCAGGCCCAAGCTCAGGCTCAGGCTCAAGCTCAGGCTGCCTATGCCCAGCAGGCCTACGCCGCTTATGCTGCAGCAGCCGGTTTGGCGCCGCAGGCCACCGCTGCCGGTGGCTACTACACCGATCCGGCTGCCCTGGCCAAGGAGGTGGCCCAGAAGAACTACGCCATGAAGGTGGCCAGTGCGGGCTCAAAGCCGGGCGTCTCCTCGGCCGCCGCCGCCTACACCGGCTTGACCCTCAACAAGAGCTATGTGGCCGCAGCAGCTGGTGCCCAGCCCGTTCAGGCCGCCCAGCCTCAAGCCGTTTCCATGGCCACATTGATGCAAATGCAGGCACAGGCACAAGTCCAGGCCCAAGCTCAGGCTCAGGCTCAAGCTCAAGCCCAGGCTCAGGCCCAAATGCGTCAGTTGGGCTCCCTGCCCAGTTCAGGACTAACGACTCCTGTGCCCGGCACCCCAGTGCGCGCAGCTCCAGCTGGAGCAGTTGGTGCTAGTCAGTATCAATCGGCTGCCTTGTTGCGAGCACCCTCACCCATGCCATATGCGCAGGCACAGAGCTACTTCTATCCCGGAATGATGCCCACCGCAGCCTATGCCATGCCACAAAGtcaggctgctgctgcgcagcaatatgcagctgctgcagcagcggcagcagccgcTCAAGCGGGAACGCCAGGCAGTGCCATGGTCCTGAATCCCTACAAAAAGATGAAGACCTCCTAA